A genomic segment from Dermatobacter hominis encodes:
- a CDS encoding oxidoreductase: MSARRLEHPQIKQYGTPAELRERLAALGLDLPVDDVIDPSADLAQPLAIADAARPLVAPNRFAILPMEGWDAERDGAPSDLVRRRWRRFGSSGAGLVWGGEAAAVRHDGRANPNQLVMADHTAEDVAGLRTELVEAAAEVGVAPVVGLQLTHSGRWSRPDGEPAPRTARLDPVLDERVGAGEHTLLSDGELDELAATFVHAAGLAAAAGFDFVDVKACHGYLGHELLMARDREGRYGGDLEGRTRFLRTVVAGIRDEHPALGIGVRLSLYDPGPLRPGPDGVVEPVPGAIEGFGPVGPDGRPDLTEAVEVVRLLAGAGVRMVCTTASSPYWAPAVQRPAWFPPSDGALPARDPLVDTVVMLAAARDLRAAAPEGTVVVGTGFTYLQQHLPEVGQALLRQGWVDSVGLGRMVLSYPELPADVLAGRSLQPRKVCRTFSDCTTAPRNGLVSGCYPLDPFYKERPERVELAAVKRRMRAG, from the coding sequence ATGAGCGCACGCCGCCTCGAGCACCCGCAGATCAAGCAGTACGGGACGCCGGCCGAGCTCCGGGAGCGGCTGGCTGCGCTGGGCCTCGACCTGCCCGTCGACGACGTCATCGACCCGTCGGCCGACCTCGCGCAGCCCCTGGCGATCGCCGATGCCGCCCGCCCGCTCGTCGCCCCGAACCGGTTCGCCATCCTGCCGATGGAGGGCTGGGACGCCGAGCGCGACGGCGCGCCGAGCGACCTGGTGCGCCGCCGCTGGCGGCGGTTCGGTTCGTCGGGGGCCGGGCTCGTCTGGGGTGGCGAGGCCGCTGCGGTCCGCCACGACGGCCGCGCCAACCCGAACCAGCTGGTGATGGCCGACCACACGGCCGAGGACGTCGCCGGCCTGCGTACGGAGCTCGTCGAGGCCGCCGCCGAGGTCGGGGTCGCGCCGGTGGTCGGGCTGCAGCTCACGCACTCGGGTCGCTGGTCGCGGCCCGACGGCGAACCCGCGCCGCGCACGGCGCGGCTCGACCCGGTGCTCGACGAGCGCGTGGGCGCGGGCGAGCACACGCTGCTGTCCGACGGCGAGCTCGACGAGCTCGCCGCCACGTTCGTCCACGCCGCCGGCCTTGCGGCGGCGGCCGGCTTCGACTTCGTCGACGTCAAGGCGTGCCACGGCTACCTCGGCCACGAGCTGCTGATGGCCCGCGACCGCGAGGGGCGCTACGGCGGCGACCTCGAGGGCCGGACCCGCTTCCTGCGGACCGTCGTCGCCGGCATCCGCGACGAGCACCCGGCGCTCGGCATCGGCGTGCGGCTCAGCCTCTACGACCCGGGCCCGCTCCGCCCAGGACCCGACGGGGTCGTCGAGCCGGTCCCCGGAGCGATCGAGGGGTTCGGTCCGGTCGGCCCCGACGGCCGGCCCGACCTGACCGAGGCCGTCGAGGTCGTCCGCCTGCTGGCCGGTGCCGGCGTGCGCATGGTCTGCACGACGGCGTCGAGCCCGTACTGGGCGCCGGCGGTCCAGCGCCCTGCGTGGTTCCCCCCGTCGGACGGCGCGCTGCCGGCGCGGGACCCGCTCGTCGACACGGTCGTGATGCTGGCCGCGGCGCGGGACCTCCGGGCCGCGGCACCCGAGGGGACCGTGGTGGTCGGCACCGGCTTCACCTACCTGCAGCAGCACCTGCCCGAGGTCGGCCAGGCGCTGCTGCGCCAGGGCTGGGTCGACTCGGTGGGCCTCGGGCGGATGGTGCTCAGCTACCCCGAGCTGCCCGCCGACGTCCTCGCCGGCCGATCGCTGCAGCCGCGCAAGGTCTGCCGCACGTTCTCCGACTGCACCACGGCGCCGCGCAACGGCCTGGTGTCGGGGTGCTACCCGCTCGACCCCTTCTACAAGGAGCGCCCCGAGCGGGTGGAGCTGGCTGCGGTCAAGCGGCGCATGCGGGCCGGCTAG
- a CDS encoding nuclear transport factor 2 family protein yields MTDATDDAAPADRAARNAELIERFWADLFRRDFAAVGAWFTPDGNYRDVPAPEEGAFGPAEVAARLRLGLEPLAGYEHVPGWSVTAQGDTVVTEHREHWTWDTGDEVVLPFVSIHQFDEDGKVTRWWDYWDLGTLMNAAPASWVERIMVGYK; encoded by the coding sequence ATGACCGACGCCACCGACGACGCTGCGCCCGCCGATCGCGCCGCTCGCAACGCCGAGCTGATCGAGCGGTTCTGGGCCGACCTGTTCCGCCGCGACTTCGCCGCCGTCGGCGCGTGGTTCACCCCGGACGGCAACTACCGCGACGTGCCGGCCCCCGAGGAGGGCGCGTTCGGCCCGGCCGAGGTGGCCGCCCGGCTGCGCCTCGGGCTCGAGCCGCTCGCGGGCTACGAGCACGTGCCCGGTTGGAGCGTCACGGCGCAGGGCGACACGGTCGTGACCGAGCACCGCGAGCACTGGACGTGGGACACCGGCGACGAGGTCGTCCTGCCCTTCGTGTCGATCCACCAGTTCGACGAGGACGGCAAGGTCACGCGCTGGTGGGACTACTGGGACCTCGGCACCCTGATGAACGCCGCCCCCGCCTCGTGGGTCGAGCGGATCATGGTCGGCTACAAGTAG
- a CDS encoding Gfo/Idh/MocA family protein — MAAGTATPVGIGVVGIEHLHVFELVDGLVAAGCTPVAHASASDSLADLYGTWQASSEPVGAEAVLSDPRVDVVVLAGVPADRADVAVAALEAGKDVLSAKPGVTTAAQLARVRGAATASGRRWWVLFSERYANPAVLRAVELARTGAIGRVVHVEASAPHRLSPDERPAWFFDRERAGGIVVDLGTHQVDHFLAATGADAADVQVVASAAGSTRDWGDDPARAGFEDVGELVLAAPGVRGHHRIDFLEPDGFPTWGDTRLVITGTDGRLEVRIAVGDDGQHEPAAVWITDHRGVHRDDEVPEATWARDLLADRADGGERFMARDHAFDVTALALQAAAAASGWGTA, encoded by the coding sequence GTGGCAGCGGGCACGGCGACACCGGTGGGCATCGGGGTGGTGGGCATCGAGCACCTGCACGTGTTCGAGCTGGTCGACGGGCTGGTCGCCGCGGGCTGCACGCCCGTGGCGCACGCGTCGGCCTCCGATTCGCTCGCGGACCTCTACGGCACCTGGCAGGCCTCCTCGGAGCCGGTCGGCGCGGAGGCGGTCCTGTCGGACCCGCGCGTCGACGTGGTCGTGCTGGCCGGCGTCCCCGCGGACCGGGCCGACGTCGCCGTCGCCGCCCTCGAGGCCGGCAAGGACGTGCTGTCGGCGAAGCCGGGCGTGACCACGGCGGCGCAGCTGGCACGCGTCCGCGGCGCGGCGACGGCATCGGGCCGGCGGTGGTGGGTGCTGTTCTCGGAGCGCTACGCCAACCCGGCGGTGCTGCGGGCCGTCGAGCTGGCGCGCACCGGCGCCATCGGGCGGGTCGTGCACGTCGAGGCGTCCGCACCCCACCGGCTCTCACCCGACGAGCGGCCCGCGTGGTTCTTCGACCGGGAGCGTGCCGGCGGCATCGTCGTCGACCTCGGCACCCACCAGGTCGACCACTTCCTCGCCGCCACCGGCGCCGACGCCGCGGACGTGCAGGTCGTGGCGTCGGCCGCCGGCTCGACGCGGGACTGGGGCGACGATCCGGCGCGAGCCGGGTTCGAGGACGTCGGTGAGCTGGTGCTGGCCGCGCCCGGCGTCCGGGGGCACCACCGGATCGACTTCCTCGAGCCCGACGGGTTCCCCACCTGGGGCGACACCCGCCTGGTCATCACCGGCACCGACGGCCGGCTCGAGGTGCGGATCGCGGTCGGCGACGACGGCCAGCACGAGCCGGCGGCGGTCTGGATCACCGACCACCGGGGCGTCCACCGCGACGACGAGGTCCCCGAGGCGACGTGGGCACGCGACCTGCTCGCGGACCGGGCCGACGGCGGCGAGCGGTTCATGGCGCGCGACCACGCGTTCGACGTCACGGCGCTGGCCCTGCAGGCCGCCGCGGCGGCGAGCGGCTGGGGGACGGCATGA
- a CDS encoding YhjD/YihY/BrkB family envelope integrity protein, with product MSEQPDGKGAVPAPDAAGAGASDASAPDGTDGSGGPRRVQRTKDRIDGTRERVGIVVERVVAARPDTPLIDTGFELYERDSRIAGGMLAGAIAFRLFLLVVPLLLILVAGLGFLHESESERGASDQLGFSQALVDTMSTVGANAARGRWITLWVGLVATVFAVRTLIKSLRIVHNLAWGTSRKPSANRPLDVLVGVGVVALVIAMMAAAQWARARTPGGGILASVVIGVVATGIYLVVELLLPRAEGTSWLGLVPGAVLVGAGTQALHAATVFYFAGRVSRMSETYGPLGVAIVVLLWLYILGRLIVGAAVLNAGLTDRRTRGVATWSPIDMSLFRGR from the coding sequence GTGAGCGAGCAGCCCGACGGGAAGGGCGCGGTCCCGGCGCCCGACGCGGCGGGTGCGGGCGCGTCCGATGCGAGCGCACCGGACGGCACCGACGGGTCGGGCGGGCCCCGTCGGGTCCAGCGGACGAAGGACCGCATCGACGGCACGCGCGAGCGCGTCGGGATCGTCGTCGAGCGCGTCGTCGCGGCCCGGCCCGACACGCCGCTGATCGACACCGGCTTCGAGCTCTACGAGCGGGACTCCCGCATCGCGGGCGGCATGCTGGCGGGGGCGATCGCCTTCCGCCTCTTCCTGCTCGTCGTGCCGCTCCTGCTGATCCTGGTCGCCGGGCTGGGGTTCCTCCACGAGAGCGAGAGCGAGCGCGGCGCGTCGGATCAGCTCGGCTTCTCGCAGGCGCTCGTCGACACGATGTCGACCGTCGGCGCCAACGCCGCCCGGGGGCGCTGGATCACGCTGTGGGTCGGGCTCGTCGCCACGGTCTTCGCGGTCCGCACGCTGATCAAGTCGCTGCGGATCGTGCACAACCTCGCGTGGGGCACCTCGCGCAAGCCCTCGGCCAACCGCCCGCTCGACGTGCTGGTCGGCGTCGGCGTCGTCGCCCTGGTCATCGCCATGATGGCCGCCGCCCAGTGGGCGCGGGCCCGGACGCCCGGCGGCGGGATCCTCGCCTCGGTCGTGATCGGCGTGGTGGCGACGGGGATCTACCTCGTCGTCGAGCTGCTGCTGCCGCGCGCCGAGGGCACGTCGTGGCTCGGGCTCGTGCCCGGCGCGGTGCTGGTCGGCGCCGGCACCCAGGCGCTCCACGCAGCCACGGTCTTCTACTTCGCAGGGCGGGTGTCGCGGATGTCGGAGACCTACGGGCCCCTGGGCGTGGCGATCGTCGTGCTGCTCTGGCTCTACATCCTGGGCCGCCTCATCGTCGGCGCCGCCGTCCTCAACGCCGGGCTGACCGATCGCCGGACACGCGGCGTGGCCACGTGGTCACCGATCGACATGTCCCTGTTCCGGGGTCGATGA
- a CDS encoding dihydrodipicolinate synthase family protein, whose translation MSDRMIDGGDRAEGATPPYDLLRPGRRITGMSAVLLPFSDPDTPDVDGFLAHLDRTVEAGLVPAINMDTGFGPTLTGEARAELLRLARDAVAGEVVAGAHVADLPGDPFDPDALHAEVDRLQEAGATPILFPSHGLAELADDEVVEAWARVGERCERFLGFELSPEFHPAGRILGLDACRAVLDIPTCVGAKHSSLSREPEWDRLRLRDELRPDFLVLTGNDLAVDMVCYGSDYLLGITTFAPDLFAERDRRWAAGDPTFHQLNDDLQYLGRFAFRRPVPAYKHSAAQFLRLRGWIDGDQTQAGAPERPATDLPILAEIADRLGVLPA comes from the coding sequence ATGAGCGACCGGATGATCGACGGTGGGGACCGGGCCGAGGGCGCGACGCCGCCGTACGACCTGCTCCGGCCGGGCCGGCGCATCACGGGCATGTCCGCCGTGCTGCTGCCGTTCTCCGACCCCGACACGCCCGACGTCGACGGGTTCCTCGCCCACCTGGACCGCACGGTCGAGGCCGGGCTCGTCCCCGCCATCAACATGGACACCGGCTTCGGTCCGACGCTGACCGGCGAGGCGAGGGCGGAGCTGCTGCGCCTGGCGCGCGACGCGGTGGCGGGCGAGGTGGTCGCCGGCGCGCACGTCGCCGACCTGCCGGGCGACCCCTTCGACCCCGACGCCCTCCACGCCGAGGTCGACCGCCTGCAGGAGGCGGGAGCGACGCCGATCCTCTTCCCGTCCCACGGGTTGGCGGAGCTCGCCGACGACGAGGTGGTCGAGGCGTGGGCGCGGGTGGGGGAGCGCTGCGAGCGCTTCCTCGGCTTCGAGCTGTCGCCCGAGTTCCACCCCGCCGGGCGCATCCTCGGGCTCGACGCCTGCCGCGCCGTGCTCGACATTCCCACCTGCGTGGGGGCCAAGCACTCGTCGCTGTCGCGCGAGCCCGAGTGGGACCGGCTCCGGCTCCGCGACGAGCTCCGCCCCGACTTCCTCGTGCTGACCGGCAACGACCTCGCCGTCGACATGGTCTGCTACGGCAGCGACTACCTGCTCGGCATCACCACGTTCGCCCCCGACCTCTTCGCGGAGCGCGACCGCCGCTGGGCCGCCGGCGACCCAACGTTCCACCAGCTCAACGACGACCTGCAGTACCTCGGGCGCTTCGCCTTCCGCCGCCCGGTGCCGGCCTACAAGCACTCGGCCGCGCAGTTCCTCCGGCTGCGGGGCTGGATCGACGGCGACCAGACCCAGGCCGGCGCGCCCGAGCGCCCGGCGACCGACCTGCCGATCCTGGCCGAGATCGCCGACCGCCTCGGCGTGCTGCCGGCATGA